The following coding sequences are from one Rhipicephalus sanguineus isolate Rsan-2018 unplaced genomic scaffold, BIME_Rsan_1.4 Seq484, whole genome shotgun sequence window:
- the LOC119377516 gene encoding ADP-ribosylation factor-like protein 2 encodes MGLHTILKKLRRKEKEVRVLILGLDNAGKTTLLKRLNGEDTSEVSPTLGFNIKTLEHRGFRLNMWDVGGQKSLRGYWRNYFESTDAIIWVVDSADRRRMEDCHRELRSLICEEKLLGSSLLVLANKQDLPGALPPDQIAEALELSAINNLHWKMVGCSAFTGMEGLLDGMDWMLDDLSRRLYFMD; translated from the exons ATGGGACTGCACACCATTCTTAAGAAGTTGAGACGCAAGGAGAAGGAGGTCCGAGTCCTCATCCT AGGGCTGGACAATGCGGGCAAGACGACGCTGCTCAAGAGACTCAACGGGGAGGACACGTCCGAAGTGTCGCCCACGCTTGGCTTCAACATCAAAACCCTGGAGCACCGAGG GTTTCGCCTCAACATGTGGGACGTGGGTGGCCAGAAGTCCCTGCGGGGCTACTGGCGCAACTACTTTGAGAGCACCGATGCCATCATCTGGGTGGTGGACAGCGCCGACCGGCGCCGCATGGAGGACTGTCACCGGGAGCTGAGGTCACTCATCTGCGAGGAG AAGCTGCTCGGAAGCAGTCTATTGGTACTGGCCAACAAACAAGACCTGCCGGGGGCCCTGCCCCCTGACCAGATTGCAGag GCACTCGAACTGTCGGCCATCAACAACCTCCACTGGAAGATGGTCGGCTGCAGCGCATTCACGGGCATGGAAGGACTGCTGGACGGCATGGACTGGATGCTCGACGACCTCTCCAGGCGCCTGTATTTCATGGACTGA